The genomic DNA GGCTTGGCAAATAATTTTCCTATGCTCATCTCTTTAAAAAGCCTCCTTCTGAAAATGAGATGGCATTACTAATCTAAAGAACCTTGTATAATCATGAGgttgtttcttttacttgttttctATACTCTCATCTTACTTAAAAATGTGGATGTGGGTTTTGCTGATGAAGCGTCCAGGGTAGATGGTGATAGGCAAGCATTACTTGCGTTGAAGTCTCAAGTTTCTAAAAACAGACGAGTAGTATTGGCCTCGTGGAACCACTCTATTCAGCTCTGCGAGTGGTCTCATGTTACATGTGGCCGCAAACACAAAAGAGTTACTGGTTTAGACCTTGGAGGGTTGCAACTTGGTGGGATCATCTTGCCTTCTATCGGTAATCTTTCTTTTCTCAGAGTACTTAATCTTGGAGATAACTCTTTTAGTGGTACCATCCCAAAAGAGTTGGGAATGTTGTTCAGGCTTGAAAAGTTGAACATGAGCTACAATACTCTTGAAGGAGTAATTCCAAGCCTGTCTAACTGCTCTAGATTGGTGACCCTTGATTTAACCTCAAACCGTCTTATACATGGTTTACCTTCCGAGCTAGGATCGTTATCTAGCCTTAAAATCTTGCTTCTATCTAAAAACAACCTTTCAGGGACGTTTCCCACATCTTTTGGAAACCTAACATCTCTCCGTCAACTTTCCATTGCATATAATCATATGGAGGGGGAAGTTCCAGATTACATAGGTAGATTAACCAATATGATTTATCTCCAAATTTCGAAAAACAATCTCTCAGGTGTTTTCCCTCCAGAAATATACAACCTGTCCTCACTTAGGTTTTTATCCATTGTTGGCAATCACTTGTCGGGTAGTCTTAGGCCCGAATTTGGAAATATGCTTCCAAATCTTGAGGAGTTGTATTTGGGGATGAATTCTTTTTCAGGAGATCTTCCCAAAACAATGTCCAATATCTCAACCCTTACACGTCTAGAGATGGGACAAAACTTTTTCACTGGATCTATCCCCGTTAGTTTTGGAACATTACACAATATTCAAATGTTGGGGCTTAATGAGAATTCTTTTGGAAACAACTCAGTTGGTGATCTGGATTTTCTTAGTGCTTTGGTAAATTGCACTCAGCTGCAAGTCTTGGATGTTGGTTACAACAGACTTGGAGGTGATCTGCCAATCTTTGTAGCCAATCTTTCTAACGAGTTGACCGAAATGGGCCTCGGAGGAAATCTCATATCTGGAGGCATTCCTCATGACATTGGGAATCTCATAAACCTACAATCACTTGGCATGGAAAAAAATTTGTTGACAGGAGGAATACCTACCTCTCTTGGAAAGCTTTTGGGGTTGCATGAAATTTTATTGAATTCAAATAGACTGTCAGGAGAGATACCAGCAAATCTCGGAAACATCACTCGGTTAGAAAACCTGAATTTGTTTGACAATAGTTTCCAAGGGAGCATTCCTCCAAGTCTTGGAAAATGTCAGTTTCTTTTACACCTTCACGTCGGATCAAATAGATTAAGCGGGACTATACCTCAAGAAATCATGCTAATAGAGTCTCttattttgttgtatatatcaAAAAACTTGTTGACTGGACCGTTTCCAAAAGATGTTGGAAGATTAAAATTCCTTGTTTTGCTATCGGCTGGAAACAATAGATTTCATGGAAACATCCCAGAGACCTTAGGGAGTTGTCTCTCGATGGAAAGAATTTCCCTGCAAGGAAACAGATTCGATGGAGCCATTCCAGATATCAGAAACTTGAGAGCTCTCAAACTCTTTAATTTATCGAATAACGATTTGTCCGGCAGTATACCTGAGTACCTAGCGAATTTTCCCTCGTTAGAGTATTTAGATCTCTCTGTTAACAACTTTGAAGGAATAGTTCCAACAAAAGGATTGTTTCAAACTCCTGAAAAATTTTCAGTATCTGGTAATGGAAAGCTTTGTGGAGGCATCCCTGAACTAAAGTTAAGGCCATGCCCTCTAAACTACGTTTCAAGGGCAAGAAGACATCCGTCAAAcagaaagaaaattttcatcGGTGTCAGTGTTGGTGTAGCTTCTCTTTTGTTGTCACTGTTTGCTCTGAGTCTACTATACATGGTTATGAAACGTAAGAAGAAAGACGGTGCAAACAACGCCGACAACTTGCTGTCAGTGTCTCCGTTCTATGAAAGGATAAGTTATGAGGAGCTTCGAAGAGCGACTTGCGAGTTCTCATCAAGCAATTTGATTGGTTCAGGAAACTTTAGCTCTGTTTTTAAAGGGTTGCTTGGTCCCGAGTCCAAAGCTGTTGCAGTTAAAGTTCTGAATCTCCAAAAGCATGGGGCAGCCAAGAGCTTTATGGCGGAATGTGAAGCCTTGAAAAGTATAAGGCATCGAAACCTTGTGAAACTAGTGACAGCTTGTGCAAGCATTGATTTCAATGGAAATGAATTCAAAGCTCTTGTGTACGANNNNNNNNNNNNNNNNNNNNNNNNNNNNNNNNNNNNNNNNNNNNNNNNNNNNNNNNNNNNNNNNNNNNNNNNNNNNNNNNNNNNNNNNNNNNNNNNNNNNNNNNNNNNNNNNNNNNNNNNNNNNNNNNNNNNNNNNNNNNNNNNNNNNNNNNNNNNNNNNNNNNNNNNNNNNNNNNNNNNNNNNNNNNNNNNNNNNNNNNNNNNNNNNNNNNNNNNNNNNNNNNNNNNNNNNNNNNNNNNNNNNNNNNNNNNNNNNNNNNNNNNNNNNNNNNNNNNNNNNNNNNNNNNNNNNNNNNNNNNNNNNNNNNNNNNNNNNNNNNNNNNNNNNNNNNNNNNNNNNNNNNNNNNNNNNNNNNNNNNNNNNNNNNNNNNNNNNNNNNNNNNNNNNNNNNNNNNNNNNNNNNNNNNNNNNNNNNNNNNNNNNNNNNNNNNNNNNNNNNNNNNNNNNNNNNNNNNNNNNNNNNNNNNNNNNNNNNNNNNNNNNNNNNNNNNNNNNNNNNNNNNNNNNNNNNNNNNNNNNNNNNNNNNNNNNNNNNNNNNNNNNNNNNNNNNNNNNNNNNNNNNNNNNNNNNNNNNNNNNNNNNNNNNNNNNNNNNNNNNNNNNNNNNNNNNNNNNNNNNNNNNNNNNNNNNNNNNNNNNNNNNNNNNNNNNNNNNNNNNNNNNNNNNNNNNNNNNNNNNNNNNNNNNNNNNNNNNNNNNNNNNNNNNNNNNNNNNNNNNNNNNNNNNNNNNNNNNNNNNNNNNNNNNNNNNNNNNNNNNNNNNNNNNNNNNNNNNNNNNNNNNNNNNNNNNNNNNNNNNNNNNNNNNNNNNNNNNNNNNNNNNNNNNNNNNNNNNNNNNNNNNNNNNNNNNNNNNNNNNNNNNNNNNNNNNNNNNNNNNNNNNNNNNNNNNNNNNNNNNNNNNNNNNNNNNNNNNNNNNNNNNNNNNNNNNNNNNNNNNNNNNNNNNNNNNNNNNNNNNNNNNNNNNNNNNNNNNNNNNNNNNNNNNNNNNNNNNNNNNNNNNNNNNNNNNNNNNNNNNNNNNNNNNNNNNNNNNNNNNNNNNNNNNNNNNNNNNNNNNNNNNNNNNNNNNNNNNNNNNNNNNNNNNNNNNNNNNNNNNNNNNNNNNNNNNNNNNNNNNNNNNNNNNNNNNNNNNNNNNNNNNNNNNNNNNNNNNNNNNNNNNNNNNNNNNNNNNNNNNNNNNNNNNNNNNNNNNNNNNNNNNNNNNNNNNNNNNNNNNNNNNNNNNNNNNNNNNNNNNNNNNNNNNNNNNNNNNNNNNNNNNNNNNNNNNNNNNNNNNNNNNNNNNNNNNNNNNNNNNNNNNNNNNNNNNNNNNNNNNNNNNNNNNNN from Camelina sativa cultivar DH55 chromosome 2, Cs, whole genome shotgun sequence includes the following:
- the LOC104725067 gene encoding putative receptor-like protein kinase At3g47110 isoform X1, with protein sequence MRLFLLLVFYTLILLKNVDVGFADEASRVDGDRQALLALKSQVSKNRRVVLASWNHSIQLCEWSHVTCGRKHKRVTGLDLGGLQLGGIILPSIGNLSFLRVLNLGDNSFSGTIPKELGMLFRLEKLNMSYNTLEGVIPSLSNCSRLVTLDLTSNRLIHGLPSELGSLSSLKILLLSKNNLSGTFPTSFGNLTSLRQLSIAYNHMEGEVPDYIGRLTNMIYLQISKNNLSGVFPPEIYNLSSLRFLSIVGNHLSGSLRPEFGNMLPNLEELYLGMNSFSGDLPKTMSNISTLTRLEMGQNFFTGSIPVSFGTLHNIQMLGLNENSFGNNSVGDLDFLSALVNCTQLQVLDVGYNRLGGDLPIFVANLSNELTEMGLGGNLISGGIPHDIGNLINLQSLGMEKNLLTGGIPTSLGKLLGLHEILLNSNRLSGEIPANLGNITRLENLNLFDNSFQGSIPPSLGKCQFLLHLHVGSNRLSGTIPQEIMLIESLILLYISKNLLTGPFPKDVGRLKFLVLLSAGNNRFHGNIPETLGSCLSMERISLQGNRFDGAIPDIRNLRALKLFNLSNNDLSGSIPEYLANFPSLEYLDLSVNNFEGIVPTKGLFQTPEKFSVSGNGKLCGGIPELKLRPCPLNYVSRARRHPSNRKKIFIGVSVGVASLLLSLFALSLLYMVMKRKKKDGANNADNLLSVSPFYERISYEELRRATCEFSSSNLIGSGNFSSVFKGLLGPESKAVAVKVLNLQKHGAAKSFMAECEALKSIRHRNLVKLVTACASIDFNGNEFKALVYDFMPNGNLDTWLNPEVEVGSSESHDPRPLKLSERLNVAIDVASVLDYIHSQCHDPVAHCDLKPSNVLLDNDLTAHVSDFGLARILDQESFINQLSSTGVRGTIGYAAPEYGMGGKPSRQGDLYSFGVLVLEIFTGKRPTDQLFVGGLTLRSYAESGLPEHVLDIADTSILHGEVNNKNINIAECLKMVFLLE
- the LOC104725067 gene encoding putative receptor-like protein kinase At3g47110 isoform X2 encodes the protein MRLFLLLVFYTLILLKNVDVGFADEASRVDGDRQALLALKSQVSKNRRVVLASWNHSIQLCEWSHVTCGRKHKRVTGLDLGGLQLGGIILPSIGNLSFLRVLNLGDNSFSGTIPKELGMLFRLEKLNMSYNTLEGVIPSLSNCSRLVTLDLTSNRLIHGLPSELGSLSSLKILLLSKNNLSGTFPTSFGNLTSLRQLSIAYNHMEGEVPDYIGRLTNMIYLQISKNNLSGVFPPEIYNLSSLRFLSIVGNHLSGSLRPEFGNMLPNLEELYLGMNSFSGDLPKTMSNISTLTRLEMGQNFFTGSIPVSFGTLHNIQMLGLNENSFGNNSVGDLDFLSALVNCTQLQVLDVGYNRLGGDLPIFVANLSNELTEMGLGGNLISGGIPHDIGNLINLQSLGMEKNLLTGGIPTSLGKLLGLHEILLNSNRLSGEIPANLGNITRLENLNLFDNSFQGSIPPSLGKCQFLLHLHVGSNRLSGTIPQEIMLIESLILLYISKNLLTGPFPKDVGRLKFLVLLSAGNNRFHGNIPETLGSCLSMERISLQGNRFDGAIPDIRNLRALKLFNLSNNDLSGSIPEYLANFPSLEYLDLSVNNFEGIVPTKGLFQTPEKFSVSGNGKLCGGIPELKLRPCPLNYVSRARRHPSNRKKIFIGVSVGVASLLLSLFALSLLYMVMKRKKKDGANNADNLLSVSPFYERISYEELRRATCEFSSSNLIGSGNFSSVFKGLLGPESKAVAVKVLNLQKHGAAKSFMAECEALKSIRHRNLVKLVTACASIDFNGNEFKALVYDFMPNGNLDTWLNPEVEVGSSESHDPRPLKLSERLNVAIDVASVLDYIHSQCHDPVAHCDLKPSNVLLDNDLTAHVSDFGLARILDQESFINQLSSTGVRGTIGYAAPEYGMGGKPSRQGDLYSFGVLVLEIFTGKRPTDQLFVGGLTLRSYAESGLPEHVLDIADTSILHGEVNNKNINIAECLKMVFLLE